In the genome of Camelus bactrianus isolate YW-2024 breed Bactrian camel chromosome 18, ASM4877302v1, whole genome shotgun sequence, the window CGGTTGAACTGCTGGATCTGCCGCCACCAGGCCGCCCGCAGCCCTGTGCCATCTCCTGCTACTCGCTCGCCTGCTGCCCAGCGCCCTGCAGTGCAGAAGGAAAAGGGCCCCGACTCCCGGGCctgcctggacaggggagggtgCGGGGAGGCTCCTAGAGGCTTCGTCCACCTTTCCTGAGCACCCGCCCCATACCCCCACCCCTCCTGGCAGCAGCCACCAGCAGGGTGAGGCTCACGCACTTGAAGGGGCGCTGGGCAAGGGCCTTGGTGAAGGTGCACACATGCTGACTCAGCTCCTGCCAGGAGGCCACCAGTAGCACATCCATGTTTGCCCAGAGCTGCAGGAGCACCAGGgcctgaggagggagggggtAAGCCCGTGGGTGTGGGTCAGAGGAGGGCTCCCTTGGGGGACACCCAGCTGAGACCAATGCCACATGCCACCCACATGCCAAACCAGCCTCCACTGGGTCTAAGAGCAGCCTAAGCGCTAGGGCCCAGGCCAACCACCTGACCCAACCTGGCTGCACTCACCTCCTCCACCTCGGGCCAGCCGACTACCACCTGGGCACAGGCTGTGGCTGAACTCTCTGGCAGCCGTGTCTCCCGAGTGCTGGGCTGGTGAGACCTAAGCAGAAGTGACCATCACTCCAGCTCCCCACACCCCATCAGTCCCACCCTCTGAGTTCTTCTGCTTCCCCCAGAGCCACCCAAGGGAGAGGGTTAGCTGTGACACACCAGCCTCCAGCGCCACCCCTGCCGTTCCCCTGAACTCTCCCATCCCAGTCAGGCCAGCTAAGGGTGTCAGGGTGACCAGTACCAGAGGTAAGCATCCAGACCAATGACAGCCAGGTGGGGGCAGGCTGGGCTCCCAGGGGTGATCCACGGCACCGAACAGGCTGGGCCACGGATCTGCAAGCCAAGGTTTACCACACATGTCCTTTGGGACCAGTTTGCAGAAAGAAGGGGAACGAGACTGAGAACGACCCTGTGGTGCCTGGAGGCAGGAGTGGATGTCCCTGCCCAGCCAGTTCGCTTTAGAGAACCGGCTTTGTGCCTTTCCTGAGATCAAGGGcagtggcaggggtggggcggAGATCCACATAAGGCCCCGGGCACGTCCTGTGCTCCTGCAAGAGACGGACTGAATCCCCCTCGCCATTGTCGGTCCACCTCTGCACACACGCCAGCCTGGCGCACAGCAGGTGCTTAATCTGGGAACTGGCAGAGGGTCTAATAATACTCTGGTGCAAAAATCAGCTGAACAGTCCCTATTTCTCCTCTAGCCAGACAGGCTGGGCTGTTGGGGGTCACAAGGTGGATTGCACAGCCAGTCTGCAGCTCTGGTCTTCACCCCCACCTTGGCAGCTTACTGCCTCTGACTTCTGACTCAGCTCCCCAGAGAACTCTCGttatcctggctctgccctctaGAAGTAGCTGCGGCTCCCATCTGCTCCCAGGCCAAGAGTCGTGCTGCCTTCCTACATCTCACCCAGAACATCCAAGATAGGAAACCCAGTCCCTCACGATTTGTGGACGAGGATTACTGCCCCCTCACCCTTCCCCCAGCACCTGGGTCAGCTGGATCACACCCTGAAGAAACTCCTCAggctccagcagcagcagcaggtccTGCTCATCTGCAGCCCACACCTCAGGAGGCACCTGTGGGGACATCCGGGGCACTGCTGCCCACCCTTGGCCTCGTGCATCCCAGGGTCTCGACCTGGACACCCCAGAAGTTCTGAGGCTCGTGGTTACTGCCACTCGCAGTTTCTTCCAGTGCTGCTCTACAGAAGTCCAACATCCCATCTCCTGCTGAGACTAACACCAGCCCAGGTCCTCGAGGCAAAACTTTTGGCCACAGGCCTGATGGGGATGGAACAGCCCTCAGCAGCAGCTGCGTTCAGCCCACAACTATCACCCACTCGGCATTCCCCATTCTTAGTTTACTGGTCTGTAAAACATGCACGACTGCAGCAGGTGCCTTTCAAGATTAACTTCATGGCTATAAAACACTTAACCTAGGACACTCACACCGTGGGGGCAAGGGTCTGGCTTCACTCTGCTCCACCTGAGACTTCTGGCAGGGCGCTGGGGCTCCACACGGTACTCACAGCCCAAGGTGTCCAGGGCCTCAATCAGGATATCCGCACCAGCATCTTCCAGGATGGCTGAGAGGGGGCAGAGGGAGTCAGCTGtcactccttccttcccccacGCGAAGACACTACTTGGATAGGGACAGCAGACGCACAGCCTGGTCAGCATGTGTTACCAAGACACATTCCGGACCGGCTCCCACAGCGCACGACTGAGTCTAAACAATCTTCCCAGCGGGGAAGCCGGTGCCAGTTCCTGGCCAACAGGGGGCCCTGAGAGATGCCTCACCCACCTGCAGTCGGGCCGACGATAATCTCCTGGGATTAAGGGGAACTTCCAGGCTCCCCACCCCGGGCCACTCTCTGCGCCCGCCCGCACCTGGGTCGACGAGCACCGCCAGGCGCCGCAAGGCCTGCTCCGGCCGCAGTCGCCGCGGAGTCTCGGCCGCCGCCCGGCGCTCATCCGCCGAGTCCGGGACTCTCACGGCGGCCTCCACGCCGGCGGGACCCTCACTGTCCGAGTCCGAGATCTCCCAGGTCGGGGGCCGCCGCTGAACCCGGCCCTGGCGCGAACCCCCGGCCCTCCCAGACTCAGCCCTCTCCATGGCCCGCCCGGCCTCTTCTCGGCTTCCGGCTGCGCCCGGACACCTTTGCGGGGGACACCCGCCGCTTCCGGCATCGGACGGGCCTAGCGGCGCGCGGCGACGGCTTCCGGCCGCAGCGGCATGGCGCGGAAGAAGGTGAGGCCGCGGCTGATCGCCGAGCTGGCCCGCCGCGTGCGGGCCCTGCGCGAGCAACGGAACCGGCCGCGCGACTCGCAGCGCTATGCCCTGGACTACGAGACGCTGACGCGGCCGTACACGGGCCGCCGGCTGCCCATGCGAGCCTGGATCGATGTGCAACGCGAGAACCGCCTTCTGCAGCTGCTCAGCCGCCTCCCGCTCTTCGGCCTGGGCCGCCTCGTCACGCGCAAGTCCTGGCTGTGGCAGCACGACGAGCCATGCTACTGGCGCCTCACGCGGGTTCGGCCTGACTACACAGCGGAGGTGCGCGCACCGTCTACACCGTCCCCATCGCCCCGCCCCCGCAACGCTGGGCACCTCTGCCTTCCCTGCGCGGGACTTTGTGGGATGGGGTCACCTGTCTCCCGATCCCTGGACAAGCGAGCTTTCTGAACTGATTCTCCTCCCCACTTGCTTTGCAGAACTTGGACCACGGGAAGGCCTGGGGCATCTTGACCTTCAAAGGTAAGGCTGTGTTGGAGACAAGGTAGGCTGGCTGCCGGCAACAGACTGTTCGGCCAGCGTGTGTGCAGTAAGCCTCGTCCTTTTTTCCCCAGGAAAGACGGAGAGTGAGGCTCGGGAGATAGAACAGGTCATGCACCACGACTGGAGGGTGGTGCCCAAGCACGAGGAGGAAGCCTTCACCACTTTCACGCCGTTGCCGGAGGACACTCTTCACTCTGTGCCCTACCCGCCGCTCCTCCGGGCTATTATTCTAGCTGAGAGACAGAAAAATGGAGACACCAGCACGGAAGAGCCCATGCTGAGTCTGGAGAGGTCGCGCATTGATCCCTGGGACTATCCTGAGAAACTGGAGGCGAAGAGAAAGACCAAGGGCACAGCCGTCTAAAATACCAGACTCGGCAGGCTCCCAGAAGGGTGTAAGACAGTGGGCACCAGTTTGGGTTACACTTGAATCAGGCCCCTGGGAGCCTGGATCCGACCTTCCAGTGACTTGTTCTTAGGTTCTACATTTTGGAGGAAAAGGGTGGGAGCAGACCCTGCACCTTGTGTCTTTCCTCTGTCCCAGCTGCTCGAACACGCCTATCTGACTTGAGAGGGGCAAGCAGGTGTGGAGCCCCAGTGTTGGCACGTGACACTTCCGCGTTGGCTCCCTTGTCTGTGACGTGTGTCCTCTGTAGGGACCCAGGCAGAAGCTGTGAACACGAATAAAAGCACATGAAGTAGCCCTGGGATGTGGTTTTTTTGAGTTTGGGGTTGGGCGACCGTAGCGGGCTGTTTGCAGGGTTGTAAGGACGAGCAGGCCGACACCAGTGCTCACAGCCCGGTGCTGCGAGGAGTGTAGCGCAGGCGCCAGGTGCGTGGGGAGATCGGAGGGGATTAGCGGCCGCAGAGTCGAGGCATGGGCATGAACGACTGGCACCGCCTCTCCGCGTCCCCCGCTGAGTTCCACCCAGGCAGCGGCGCCAGGCTACCCCGCAGCTTTAAACACAGGCCCCGCCCCGGCCTGCGCACgaccccagcccccgccccagcccgcgccccgccgccATCATGATCTGCCTGCTGCTGACCGTCTTCGCCAACCTCTTCCCGGCAGGTGAGCAGCGCGGGCCGGGTCAGGCCGGGCGGGGAGAGGGTACGGCCGAGCTTGACGCGCCCGACCCCGCCGGTCCCCGCAGCCTGTACCGGCGTGCACGAGCGCACCTTCCTGGCCGTGAAGCCAGACGGCGTGCAGCGGAGGCTCGTGGGCGAGGTCGTGCGGCGCTTTGAGAGGAAGGGCTTCAAGCTGGTGGCGCTGAAGCTGGTGCAGGTGAGGGCGGGGTTCCCGGGCGCGGGGGGCGGGCAGAGAGGGTGGGGTCACCGGGTGCTGGGGACACGGATTCCTGGCGCACCTGGCCCgttcccctccccaggcctccgaGGAGCTGCTACGCGAGCACTACGCGGAGCTGCGCGAGCGCCCTTTCTACGGGCGCCTGGTCAAGTACATGAGCTCGGGGCCGGTGGTGGCCATGGTGAGTGCCCGCGGTCGGGTGGGCGGAGGCGCGCGGACCTTGGGCTGACTTCGCGCTCCCGACCCCGTCTGCAGGTGTGGCAGGGTCTGGACGTTGTGCGGGCTTCACGGGCGCTCATTGGGGCCACAAACCCGGCTGACGCCCCACCCGGAACCATTCGCGGCGATTTCTGCATCGAGGTCGGCAAGTAAGGCTGCTCCCGACTCCCCCAGCTGGGCTGTATGGGGCCCCTGTCCACCCTACCGCCCACGCTCACGCGCGCCTCTTCGGCGCAGGAATGTGATTCATGGTAGCGACTCAGTGGAGAGCGCCCGCCGCGAGATCGCACTCTGGTTCCGCACGGATGAGCTCCTGTGCTGGGAGGACAGCGCCGGGCACTGGCTGTACGAGTAGGCGGgttgcagcctctcgggcagatGCCCCCTTCTGACGTGGATCTCCAGGCCCCGGAGGTGTGCACACACGTGggcgcccccacccccaagagCTCAGAACACCCTTCCTGTGGTGGGGAGCACAGCAGCTTTGAGGACCTAGAGGAGGACAGACAGGTGCACGCCTGCCCAGCCCTGGCTGCTGCAGGCCTCCCTGCGGGAGCCCCAGGCTGTGCCCCTGTTCAGTCCTCTTGGAAACGGGGCAGGGCGCTATCCTGGCGCTTGGCTGGCCCCAGggtttctttttataataaactgaagaaaatctttgtgttcgAGTTGGCTTGGGCCCAGGGACACAGAAGTATGGTATTAAGACATTTATTACATACAGAGCAGATACGTAGGTTCACTTGCAGGGCCAAAGCCTGAGGAGAATCAtcacccagccccttcccctagCTGCACCCCCctggtgaccccccccccccgagtcaCTTCACAGCCCTGTGAGAATAGACAGGGGACTTGACATACATCACAGTGGAGAGTGGCGGGGTGGTAGGGAGAAGCCTGCAGCTGCACGTGGCGGCGGTGGCCGGCTGGGCTTGTAGGATGGCTGCCCAAGATCTGTGCTTCTCTGGTGGGAGGGATGGGCAGCAGGACCTGGGGCTGCCCTGATCTGTGCCTCGAGGAACAGGAATAAGGCCTGGGCAGGTTGGGGGGTAGTGGCAGTCCAGGGCGGTGCCCCTCAAAGCCGGCTGGAAGCGGCTCCTGTCCTCCGCCCTTCGGACCTCTGCAGCCTGTCGTCAGTTGCCCTCAGGAGAGCAGGCCACACCGCCAGCCCTAGGCACTTAGTAGCGTGTCTTGGGAGCTGGGCTCCTTGGAGACTGCACAGGGGCAGGCCTGGAGCACACCTTTCCCCATCACCCTGAGACTGAGCCTGCATCCAAGGGCTGACCCCAGGAGAGGCCAGGAGCCTCTCCTTCTTCCTGAGGCTTAGGCCTGCCCTGGCAGCCTAAGAAATTCCATCCTAGAGACTTCTGGGAGCAGTTGACTGGAGGGCCTGCTCCTACATGGTTGGTCTTTgcccaggcaggggagggagggcagggggaggacaTGGGTCAGTGAGGGCCAGTGAGAAACTGCCACACAGGACGATCATGGGACTCGAGCAAGTGAGGGCATCTGTCCATTTTCTCAAGCAGGTGCCCCAGGGAGCCTGGTTACGTGCTTTCATGCCAGTTCCCAGGGCGGCAGGGATTGGGGTAGGGGGAGTCCAGGGAAGGCTAGAGACGGCCAGTTCCCTGAGGGTTGGACCCCCACGCTGGTGGGCAGCAGGCAAAGGCAAGTGGGCTCAGGGTGGGAAGACTCGGCGGAGTGAAGTCCCTGCTTCCCCCTCAGGGGGTTCCTGGGAGTGAGTGACGGGAGTGGGGAGCCCAGGGTGGAGCTGGGAGCCACCTGTAGGGGCTTCTCCTGGCCTGACCCACCTCGGGGTTCAGCCATGCTCTGGCCCTGAAGTGCCCTGGGGCCTTGAGGACTGTGGGCTGAGTGCCAGCCAGCAGCTGCTAGGGAAAAGGTGTTCCAAGAGGTGCTACCCCTGCCTGGTCAGAATGACcccactcccctgcctccctcccagccagCCCCGCATCGCTGCTCTCTGCCAGCTCGAAGGGAGGCCAGGACCTAAGGTGAAAGCTGCAGGTTGAGAGGTTAGAAGAGGGGTGGACGGGCGCCTGTCTGCCTGCAGGGCGGGTGGTGGGCGGGTGGGCAGGGCTGTATGTACAGGTGGCAGGCATTGGGCGGGGCGGGGTGCCGGAGGCCGCAGCCTCACTCGGGGGTGTAGGACACCTGCCACACAATGATGTGGCTGCGCTCGGCCTTGGACAGCATGGGCTTCACCTGGCTCACATCCCCTGCACCCTCCTCGGGCTCGTCATCTTCTCCATCGCCTGGAGAGAGAGGGCAGCTGCTGTGAAGGGGCTGCCACTGCCAGGGGATACCTGGGGCCCTGGGCGTGCCCACTCACCAATGCGGAAGTCTATGTAGCCCTCGCCGCCACTCAGCACCAGCACGTTCTTCAGCTTCTGGGCCTCAGCGTCGGCAGCGGGGGCAGCGGGCCCAGGGCCCTCAGACGGGCTGTCGAGCACGCTGCCGTTGAGAGTGGCCAACACATTCCCTGTCATTAGGGCACAAGATGTCAGCGGGGCAGCTGGAGCCCCGATGCAGGCTCCTGAAGGAGGTCACAGCTGCAGCTCTGTGGGGAGCAGGGCCAGCCCCTCACCTGGCACGGACACGAAGAATTTGACAGCGTCACGGTGGCCGTGGAAGCAGAGTTGAGCCTGGGCCATGGAGCAGTAGGGGATAAAGCTACTGGCTGACTTGTCACTGCTGTCATCACCATACACGTGGATGACACCCCCTGGGCGGGTCCCCTCCCCAGACGTGGGTGATGTCTTGttggctggagagagagaggggccgGGAGCAGCTGAGCCTACTGGTGGGGAGGCCTGGATTTCCAGCAGGGAGAGCAGGGGGTGAGAGAGCAAGGTCAGCCTCATCCCCAGGGCGTCCCAGGTTAGGTAGGGGACTTCCTTCTGAGAGCAGGAGGCAGGCACTCTGGACTTACCACGGAGCCCCAGGAGCTGGCCTCGGTGCAGGACCACGGCTGGGGGAGGTGAGGGACAGAGCAtagaagggagaggagaaaagcagtcacagaagagctgtcgcCAGGGCAGCTCGTGTCTTCCTAAGTGTGACTGGGCAGAGCATGGGACCCCGGGACCCTGACTCGCGCGCCTAAGCAGCAGCCATCAATATCTCTGCTACTGCCTTGGGGGTCACTCACTCTCGGTCAATGGGATGGAGATGACGACCCCGTTGCCGGTGCCCACCCAGAGGCGGTTGCCCGCGATGAGCAGGGCTGTGATGCGCACAAAGGAGAAGCCCAGCTTGCCTGTGCCTGGTGATAGGGGGGAAGGTGGGTCAGTGGGGCCATCACGGGGGGCCCTCCTGCCACCACACACCTGGCCAAGGCAGTCCCTCACCCAGCATCTTGCTGACGTAAGGCTCGATATCCACGTCCTGCAGGTGCTGGTGGGTGTGGGCATGGTAGAGCCGCAGCGTGGAGTCCAAGCGGATGGACACCCACACCCCGTCACCGATCCACGCCAGCTGCCGCACCTGGCTCTCCCGCCGTGGGTGCGCATCAAATGATTTCTGCGGTGTCAGGGCAACCCGTCAacggggcaggggtgaggggagctCTGAACCTGCCACCACTAAGTGTCACCAGGACATCCACACAGCTCATGGCAAGCTCTCTATGGCCTGCTTTGCTCCCTTGAGTCCTGGCTCCCAAGAGGAGCCCTAGTGCCCACCCTGCACCCGCACCCACAGCCAGCACCCAGGAGGTGTTCGGGGCCCACTTAGGCCATCAGTGTGTCTGGACAGACTGGCATTCACAGCCCAGCCGCTTTCTGCTTGCCCATGACTTTGGACAAACCAGTCATTTCTCTGAGTGCATTTCCTTGGACCCCATGAAGCCCCCGCTAGAGTCCATTGGAGGGTGCGGCTGAGCCCGGCCACCTGCCCGCACTCGCCTCGATCTGCATGGTCTTGGGCTGGATGACGTGCACCTTGTTCTTGTAGCCACACCAAACACGGTCATACACGACTGCCATGCAGCGGATGGAGTGATGTGGGCGGCCCAGGTCCATCAGGTGGTAATTACTCAGGTCCCACTGGCTGTCTGCAGAGAGCCCACAACCCCTGCTCAGGCCATCTCTGCTCAGGTGGGCATGGTTCATGCCCGGCCAGCATCGGTGGGTGCTGTTCCCCTACCCACTGGGCCAGGCCTCACCTTCGCCTCGGTGGAAGATGGCCAGAGTCCCATCTGCCAGAGCCACCAGCACTCGCCCTTTCACGTGCCTGCAATGGAAAGGCAGTGAGCCAGGCTTAGGCTGGCACCCTTGGCTGTCAGGCCCCCCTGCTGCCCTGCCCCGACCCCCGGCAGGGTCACGCACACCAGGCTCAGCACCGAGTCCTTCAGCTTGATGGAGTGCAGACACTTCCTCCAGTTGGCGACAGCTGAATGTACGTAGAGCCTGTGGGGGAGGCGTGGTGGGTGGGGCTCACCCAGgggacccaccccacccctgcccgcaAGGCCCAGCTTACCAGCCATTCTGGGCTCCTAGCCACATGGTGGGCGCGGCACTGCTGCTGGCCCCAGCAGGGTCCCCACTGGGCTCCGGCTCAGGCTGTACACCACTCACTTCGGCCTCTGGCCCATTCTCACTGAGAGGAAGATGGCAGCTCCAGGAAGGTTTCCAACTAGGGAAGCCCAGCCCCGCCCACCTCCAccaggctcccctccccctcagccccatCGTGAGAGCCCACCTGTCAGGCTGAGCactggggggcggggtgggggctgggtcCGTGAAGACGTGCTCTGTGAGGGGTCCAGGCCGTACTGCGGCTACCTCTGTCTCACTGGGCCCAGGGTCTGGCACCTCTGTGGCCTCTGTGGCCTCCTCCGTGGACTGAGATGGGTTGACCTTCCCATTGGCGACGGTGGCCACCTCCCCTGTGGAAGGGAGGGGTGAGCTGGGCTGGGGAAGAGAGGATGGCCGTGGGCTCAGGCCCAGGACTCACCCTGGCCCTTGTCCAGCACCGGTGTGTCCCCACGGGAGGAGCAGTTGCTGCGTGGCACGTTGCAGCGGGTGGCACAGCCCACCAGGGTGATGCCTGCCAGCACACCATCAGCACCGGAGTCCTCGGGGTTCACGTCGCTGTCCAGGAAGATCTCCCCTGGAGGGTAGTCGCTGTCGCTGGCCGCTAGGGGGAGAGTCACAGCCCTGTCACCTCACACTGAGGAGACCCCACTGCAAGATGACACCCAGAGCTTGAGTCCTGGGACTCCCGGGCCGCCTGCGATGCCACCCCATCTCTTTGTCATCGGTGAGTGTCAGACTGGGGTCCCCTGCGACATCAATGGGACTGAGCAGGACATGACCACCAGTGAGCTCCTATCTGGATgcttccccccagcccccagcacaagGAGGTGGTGATGATCTTCTGGCTCCCCTCTGAGTCTCACAAAGCTGCACCCTTGGGCGGTAGGGGGCCAGCGCTCACCAGGGATGCTGGAGATGCACAGGACGTGGGCATTGCACACGGTGAACTGGTCCACGACGGTGCCCGGCTGGTTGGCGTCGATGATCACCACTTTGCTGGTGGTCAGGGTGCTGGTGAGGATCCACACGCGGCTGGAGGTGGCGTCTGCCTCCGGCAGCTCCTTTCCCTGTTCGGAGTATGGGGACAGGGTGGCCTGAGAGCACGCTACTCGCCCGGCAACACAGGGTTTGGAGGGGCCTCCCGGAATCTCTCAGGATCTAGCCTTGCCTGTGGCCTTAGGGGACCCAACTGTCCTCCCCTGTCGCCAGGATGGCAAGAACTCCTAATTGCATATCACATCTGGATCATGGCACATGTGACCTCCCTTCCTCAGAAAAAGGATGAGCTCTGAGCAATAAGTCACTGGCCCCCAAGTCAAGCTGAGACATAAAATGAAGCTTTGGACTCCAAGTGCTtagccccttcccctgcccctgggcAGGCAGAGAGATGTGCTCCTGGCAGGCAGATCACAGCACCTGTGGGCCTGACCCCTCCAGCCGGGCTGTCTGCAGAGCATCCTGCCCCGCAGAGGCAGCATGGCCCAGCCagccctggggagggcagggaaccTCAGATGAGCCCAGTCTTGGGCCACTGTCCccatctgttctgtttctgtcatTCCCACCCAGATTGCTGGGCACAGTAGAGCCATTTGGGCATTAGGAGCAGAAGGTAGCCCTGGCCTGCCTGCCACTCTGACCTTCTTCTTCTCAGGGGATGTGTGGTTGCTCTTGGACTCTCCTTCTACTTCCCGGTCACAGGTCAGAGGGTCTCGGCCCGGCGCAGGCTTGACTCCGTTCCCAGGGTCCTCTTCATTCGGCTTCCACCCGCTCAAGTTGACGCCCGCCGCACACCACAGCTGGGGGCACAGGGCTGTGAGGTCCAGGAACCCACTCCTCCCTGCTTCCCAAACCTGCCGAGACTTGGCTTGTGAGGGGAGGGGAACTCTCCTGGCCTCACCCCTTCCCTGGCTCACCTTCATGGTGGGGTCCTTCTCCACCAGAGGACGGCAGTACACGGGGACAGGCACATTCTTCATCCGCGTGTCCTCCTGGCCCCCATTAGGACTCAGCTGTAAGCACAAGACAGAGGGGCACTGTGGGCACCAGGCCTGGGCCAGCTCAGGTATATGGGCAGCGGTTGGCTACCCAGTCTTGCAGAatctgggctggggctgcagaTGGCAGGCCCTGGTCAGAGGGGGCCAGGCCCTCCTCAGGTGGAGCCAGGTGTACGCAGGCGACTCCCCAGGGGCTCCCCTTCTGCGGCCTGGGAGGCCTGGCTGAGGGGGTGGGTGCCCCCCGTGCTGCCCCACGCCCCCAGGCACCTGCTTGTACTTGGCCGGCAGGCTCCAGCCACAGGCCTGCAGCCGCCCGTCGTCGTTGCGCACGTGCTCCCGCACCTGGCGGTACTGCTCGCGCTTCTGCTCCCGCCGGGCTGAGGACGTGCAGTCACTGGGCAGAGGAAGGGAGGTTACCGCTTGGTCTGCAGGGAGCATGCCCAAcaccccagccctccctgctgGACCTGTCCTTGCCTTTTCCCAGCGCCCATCTTTGGGGGGGGGTCTCCCCAACACTACGCTTGAGGCCATGTCCAGTCCCTGCCCTTGTCCGTTCTACTGTCACTGTCACCAAGGCCTGGCTGGCAGGGACCTACAGTGTAGCCTCCCCTCCCCGACCCTGGCCCTTTATAGGGAAACTTCCATAAGCTTCTGTCATCCAAGGAGCAAGGCACATGTCTCTGGGACTAAGAGGGACTGTGGAGGAGTGCAGCCTCTGCCAAGGACATCCAATACTCCCATTAGGGAATGGGACACAGGATGTACATGAAGAGGTCATGACCCCTGATGCCTGGAtgccatccccccacccccatgacaGCCCCTAAAGCAGCCAGGTggaggcctggaggggaggggccctgggACCTGTGGCTTCCCCCTGTGTGGGCCagcggggagggcagggaggccctGAGAAACTCACTCATCTGGGAAGAACTCCAGGGGCCGGCTGCCAGAGATCTGGCACATGGCGTGGCTGCGGCGCTGGCTGAAGCCGGCCGTGGTGGGCGACTTGTAATGGATGTTCACAGAGGGATAGGACCGCTTGGCCGGaggggggctggaggaggagctgaAGAGGCGGCTGAAGCTGCCAGccgaggggtggggggtgaggggtgggcccGAGAGGA includes:
- the MRPS34 gene encoding small ribosomal subunit protein mS34, with the protein product MARKKVRPRLIAELARRVRALREQRNRPRDSQRYALDYETLTRPYTGRRLPMRAWIDVQRENRLLQLLSRLPLFGLGRLVTRKSWLWQHDEPCYWRLTRVRPDYTAENLDHGKAWGILTFKGKTESEAREIEQVMHHDWRVVPKHEEEAFTTFTPLPEDTLHSVPYPPLLRAIILAERQKNGDTSTEEPMLSLERSRIDPWDYPEKLEAKRKTKGTAV
- the NME3 gene encoding nucleoside diphosphate kinase 3 — encoded protein: MICLLLTVFANLFPAACTGVHERTFLAVKPDGVQRRLVGEVVRRFERKGFKLVALKLVQASEELLREHYAELRERPFYGRLVKYMSSGPVVAMVWQGLDVVRASRALIGATNPADAPPGTIRGDFCIEVGKNVIHGSDSVESARREIALWFRTDELLCWEDSAGHWLYE
- the EME2 gene encoding putative crossover junction endonuclease EME2, whose protein sequence is MERAESGRAGGSRQGRVQRRPPTWEISDSDSEGPAGVEAAVRVPDSADERRAAAETPRRLRPEQALRRLAVLVDPAILEDAGADILIEALDTLGCEYRVEPQRPARSLRWSRVKPDPCPHGVPPEVWAADEQDLLLLLEPEEFLQGVIQLTQIRGPACSVPWITPGSPACPHLAVIGLDAYLWSHQPSTRETRLPESSATACAQVVVGWPEVEEALVLLQLWANMDVLLVASWQELSQHVCTFTKALAQRPFKQARESGPFSFCTAGRWAAGERVAGDGTGLRAAWWRQIQQFNRVSPAVADAVVTAFPSPRLLQQAYVACGSEQERLALLTDLPVKMGEGVRPRRVGPDLSRRICLFLTTDNPDLLLDLGS